In Uranotaenia lowii strain MFRU-FL chromosome 2, ASM2978415v1, whole genome shotgun sequence, one genomic interval encodes:
- the LOC129747412 gene encoding pickpocket protein 28-like, whose amino-acid sequence MMAPIRVRITSMVRRLWLEYCEENSISTIKHLIMEHLGPIDRGWWIIWISAALIMSVLSAIATYSNWVDNPIYISYEPGLKPIQAVPFPAITICALVQNRLELFNLTLAATRIHQNIDLENLEYRNLRALTHVCPFVASWISFHDKLSIPTVEILRNLSVDRETLINGCYWKTIDTNCSKMFFKTITDSGVCYTFNAMAAKTLYRLENLNQEFTYSETTRTSTDWFRESGDRSDSNFDVYPERPLGYGRKYGLEVGLVSNLNDDDLFCNGPRNGYKVLVHPPDEAPTLDHFHYRLGFRDTMLLFVKPQITKTSLSLESQSIIDRQCFFENERYLRFYKIYNQHT is encoded by the exons ATGATGGCACCTATTCGAGTGCGTATTACCAGTATGGTGCGAAGGCTATGGCTGGAATACTGTGAAGAGAACTCAATCAGCACCATTAAGCACCTAATAATGGAGCACCTAGGACCAATAGATCGTGGTTGGTGGATCATTTGGATTTCAGCGGCGCTAATTATGAGTGTGCTTAGCGCGATTGCTACCTATTCGAATTGGGTCGATAATCCAATTTATATCAGTTACGAGCCTGGCCTGAAGCCAATACAGGCTGTACCATTCCCAGCAATAACCATTTGTGCTCTGGTTCAAAATCGCCTAGAATTATTCAATCTTACTCTCGCTGCAACCAGAATCCATCAGAATATAGACCTTGAGAATTTGGA GTATAGAAATCTCAGAGCACTTACACATGTCTGCCCATTTGTGGCTAGTTGGATATCGTTTCACGATAAGTTATCGATTCCAAccgttgaaatattgagaaatcTTTCGGTTGACCGAGAAACGCTCATTAATGGTTGTTATTGGAAAACTATAGACACTAATTGTagcaaaatgtttttcaaaacaattactGACAGTGGAGTTTGCTACACATTTAATGCAATGGCAGCGAAAACTTTGTATCGGttagaaaatttgaaccaaGAGTTCACCTATTCTGAAACTACCAGAACGTCAACAGACTGGTTTCGAGAGTCCGGCGATCGCAGTGATTCAAATTTCGATGTATATCCTGAACGACCATTGGGCTATGGAAGGAAATATGGGCTGGAGGTTGGACTAGTATCTAACTTGAATGATGATGACTTGTTTTGTAAT GGCCCAAGAAATGGATATAAAGTGCTCGTTCATCCACCAGACGAAGCACCAACATTGGATCACTTCCATTACCGTTTGGGCTTTCGAGATACCATGTTGCTATTTGTTAAGCCGCAAATCACGAAGACATCACTATCGCTTGAATCACAGTCTATCATAGA